TGGTACCTTACTCCAGGCAAATCTTTAACTCGACCACCTCTAATTAGAACCACAGAGTGTTCTTGTAAATTGTGTCCAATTCCTGGAATATATGCTGTTACTTCAAATCCATTTGAAAGTCTAACACGCGCTACTTTTCTTAAAGCTGAATTAGGCTTTTTGGGAGTTACGGTCATTACACGCGTACAAATTCCTCTTCTTTGAGGACAATTTTGAAGCGCAGGAGATGCGGTCTTCTCCGTTTGACTTTTTCTAGGCTTTCTAATTAACTGATTAATTGTAGGCATTTATCAACGCTCTCCTTTTCTTGAAACTATTAATAAAATGGTAGCAAATATATCACTTATTTTCAAGTTAAACTTCAGAATCGATATTTTCACTAACTTTAATTTTTTTATAAAGACCCATACCAGTTCCAGTAGGAATTAAATGTCCAATTACAACATTTTCTTTTAATCCCCTAAGATCATCTATTTTTCCAGCAATAGAAGCATCTGTTAATACTTTTGTTGTTTCCTGGAAAGAAGCTGCGGAAATAAAAGAATCTATATTAAGAGACGTTTTAGTTACTCCTATAAGAATTGGACTTGCTATTGCTGGCTCACCACCTTGTTCGATTACTTTTCTATTTTGCTCATAAAAAGTGTGCTTATCTACCTTTTGCCCATAAACAAAATTAGTATCACCAACTGCAACAATCTTAACTTTTTTCATCATTTGCTTGATTATCACACCAATATGTTTGTCATTAATGCTAACACCCTGTTTTCGATAAACATCCTGAATTTCTGCCAACAGAAATTCTTGTAAACTAATCCCACCTAAAATTTCAAGCACATCATGAGGATTAATTCTACCATCACAAAGCATATCTCCTGCTTTTACAACATCTCCATCTCTAACCAAAAGATGTTTTCCAGCTGGAATATAATGCTTATGTTCAACCCCATACTCATCTAAAATATTAATAAGCCTTTTACCTTTTTGAATTGATTTAAATTGTACAATTCCGCTTACTTTAGCCATTTCAGTTAAATTCTTAGGAATTCTTGTCTCAAAAAGATCATTAACACGAGGCAATCCCCCTGTAATATCTTGAGTTTTTTCAGAACCTTTAGAAAGTTTCGCAATAATATCTCCTATGTTAATACTCTGGCCATCTTCAACTTGAAGATAAGCATCACCTGGTAATACATAAGATGCAACCTCCATACCACTACTATCAATAATAAAAATTCTAGGATCAAGAGATTCAAAAACATTATCTGTAATTCTTTTTTCAACATTGCCTGTTTCAGTATTTATTTCCTCTTTAAGAGTAGTTCCTAAAATAATATCCTTAAATTTAATTTTACCCTTAACCTCTGCAATAATAGGCTCTGCAAATGGATCAAATGTACCAATAACTTTGCCTGATTCAACATAATCACCAACCTCTATTTCAAGCTTTGTACCCGCTTTCAAGGAAACTTCTTGCTCTTCTGACACTATGAAAAAATTATCGTCTCTTAATTTAACATAACCAATGTAAGAAGAGAGAATCTCTGAGCCCTTTTTATCAATAAACAAAGGAATTCCTTTTATTACTCTTTGAGAATCTAAAACTTTAATCTCTTTTATGTTCTTAATTTTTTCCTCATAAAAAACATTGATTATTTTTAAAGTTCCTTTTCTTGTGAAAAGAATTCCATTATCAACTCTAACATTAAAACCTTCTATGCCATTAAGTATGAAGGCATTCTTTAAAGATATTTTATCATCCTCACTGCCAGCCTGAGCAACTCCACCAATATGAAAAGTTCTCATGGTTAATTGAGTACCCGGTTGACCTATGGACTGAGCAGCAATTATTCCCACAGCCTCCCCAATATTAACAGGTTTGTTCTTAGAAAAGTCTCTACCATAACATTTTTGACAAACGCCATGCTCAGCTTCACACGTTAAAACAGATCTAATAACAAGTTTTTCAATACCAATTTTCTCTAATAATTCTATTTTAGCTTCTGAGATTTCTTCATTTGCATCTAAAACAATCTCGCCAGTAATTGGATTTTTTATTCTTTCAATAGAATAACTCCCAACAGCTTTTTCTTTCAAAGATTCTAATATTTCTTCACCATTTTTTACAGTCTCAACTTTTATTCCATTTATAGTTCCACAATCCTCTATTCTAACAACAACATCTTGAGCAATGTCTACTAATCTTCGAGTTAAATATCCAGCATCAGCGGTCTTAAGAGCAGTATCTGCTAGACCTTTTCTTGCTCCATTTGTAGATATAAAAAACTCTATCACAGAAAGACCTTCTTTAAAGTTAGAAATAATTGGAAGCTCAATAATATCCCCAGAAGTTTTTGCCATCAATCCTCTCATACCAGCAAGCTGTCTTATTTGATTCCTACTACCCCTAGCACCAGAATCTGCCATCATATATATAACATTAAATCCATCTCTATCTTTCTTTAAAATTTCCATCATCTTATTAGTAAGTTCTTCATTGGTCTTTAACCAAACAGAAACTACATTGTTATAACGCTCTTCGCCAGTAATAACACCTTTAGCATAATCATTTTGAATCTTAGCAATCTCTTTATTGGCCCTTTCTACATAAGTTCTTTTTTCATCAGGAACAATAATATCGCTCATACTAATTGTGCATCCAAACTTAGTGGCATACCTAAAACCAAGTTCCTTGATGATGTCAAGCATTTCAATTACGATAGAAGAACCATGAACTACATAAACTTTTGATATTAAAATTTGTAGCTCCAAATCACTAAGGGTTTTATTTACAAATTCAATTCCCTTGGGCAAAGCCTCATTAAATATAACCCTACCGGCCGTAGTTTTTTTGTACTCACCATGAATTTTTACATAAATAGAAGCATTGTAATCCAGACTCCTATTATTTATGGCAAGAATAACATTGTTAAAGTTTAAAAACTTTTTACCTTCTCCAACAACATTCTTTTTTTCCATAGTTAAATAATATAGGCCCAAAACAATATCTTGGGATGGAAAAACAATAGGATGCCCATTGGCAGGATTTAAAAGATTATTTGTTGAAAGCATTAAAGCCCAACTTTCAGCTTGTGCTGCCGGAGTAAGAGGCACATGTACCGCCATTTGATCACCATCAAAATCGGCATTGTATGCATGACAAACAAGAGGATGTAATTTTATTGCCTTACCCTCAACTAACACAGGTTCAAAAGCTTGAATTCCAAGTCTATGAAGAGTGGGTGCCCTATTTAAAAGAATAGGATGCTCTTTGATAACAAGATCTAAAATTTGCCACACCTCATCTACTTCTTGCTCTATTAAATTCTTTGCTCTTTTGATATTAAAAACAGCTTCACTCTCAATCAGTCTTCTTATCACAAAAGGCTTAAAAAGCTCAAGGGCCATTTTTGCAGGCAATCCACATTGATGTAGCTTAAGCTCAGGTCCAACAACAATAACAGAACGACCAGAATAATCTACTCTTTTACCAAGAAGATTTTGCCTAAACCTTCCCTGCTTACCTTTTAATGCATCGGAAAGCGACTTGAGAGGCCTACTAGATGAACCTTTGACAACCTTTCTTTTATGAGAATTGTCAAAAAGAGAGTCTACTGATTCTTGAAGCATTCTTTTTTCGTTTCTCACAATAATCTCTGGCGCATTAAGAAGAAGCAACTTTCTTAAACGATTATTTCTATTTATGACTCTTCTATAAAGATCATTAAGATCAGATGTTGCAAAGCGCCCCCCATCAAGCTGAACCATTGGCCTAATCTCTGGGGGAATAACAGGAAGAACTTCCATAATCATCCACTCTGGCTTATTGCCAGAAATTTTAAAATTCTCAATAATTTCAAGACGTCTTAAGAGTTTCTTATCAGTTTTATCATCTTTATCTATCATTTGAATTCTAAGCTTAGACGAAAGCTCATCAAGATCAAGATTTTCAAGAAGAGTTTTAATAGCCTCAGCCCCCATTGAAGCATTAAAAGACATACCATATCGCTCTCTAGCTTCTATGTACTCATCTTCATTTAAAAGCTGCATTTTTTTAAGATCAGTATCGCCCGGTTCAATTACTACATATTTTTCATAATAAAGAATAGAATTCAAACTAGATGCTGTAATATCAAGCAAAAGCCCAATCCTAGAGGGTATATATTTGTAATACCAAATATGAGCAACTGGGGCTGCTAGCTCAATATGCCCCATTCTTTCACGTCTAACCTTAAAATGGGTAACCTCTACATTACAACGATCACAAATAATACCTTTATATCTGACCGATTTAAATTTACCACAATAACATTCCCATTCCTTTGTAGTACCAAAAATCCTTTCACAAAAAAGCCCATCTTTTTCGGGTCTTAAAGTTCTATAATTAATAGTTTCGGACTTTTTAACCTCTCCATAAGACCAATTTCTAATTTGATCGGGAGACGCTATTTTAATTTTTATTCTTTCAAAATCTTTTATCTCTTTCATAAAAACTCCAAAAACCTAGCTTTTATTAATCAATTCTTCTTCTTTTTCTGTCAAAGGAACCTGATTCCCAGCATCATCATAAATTGACAAATCAAGTCCAAGCCCTCTAAGCTCTTGCATTAGCACATTAAAAGACTCAGGAATCCCTGATACATTAGTAGGAACGCCTTTTACTATATTTTCATATATTTTAACTCTGCCTGACATATCATCAGATTTAACTGTTAAAAGTTCTTGAAGGGTGTGCGCCGCACCATAAGCTTCAAGAGCCCAAACCTCCATTTCTCCAAGTCTTTGCCCACCAAATTGAGCCTTTCCTCCAAGAGGTTGCTGAGAAACAAGAGAATATGGGCCTGTTGATCTTGCGTGCATTTTATCATCAACAAGATGGTGTAGTTTAAGCATGTAAATCACCCCAACCATTACTTCATTTTCGAACGGCTCTCCTGTATAACCATCATATAAAATTTCTTTAGAAGTTGGATTAAATCCAGCAGTTTTTAATTTTTCCTGAATTTGTTCATTTGTAGCAGATTCAAAAACAGGAACATTATAAGATTCACCAAGATATTTACCAGCAAGGCCTAATTGAGATTCCATTAACTGTCCGATATTCATTCTAGATGGAACTCCCAAAGGATTTAAGCATATATCAAGAGGGGTTCCGTCTGCAAGATAAGGCATATCTTCAACAGGAAGAATCTTTGCAACAACACCCTTATTACCATGTCGTCCAGCCATTTTATCGCCCTCTTTAAGCTTCCTTTTTTTGGCAACATAAACTTTAAGTATCTCCTCAACTCCAGGAGAAAGATTACCAACATCCTCTTTGGTAATCCTTTGAACATCAATAACTGTACCTTCAGTACCATGAGGAACTTTTAATGAATTATTTTTAACATCTTTTGCTTTTTCTCCAAAAATGGAAGTTAACAGTCTAAATTCAGGAGTAATGTCTCCTTCTGACTTTGGAGTAACTTTACCAACCAGAATATCACCGGGCTTTACATAAGTTCCTATCCGTATAATCCCATTTTCATCCAATTTATTTAATATCTTTTCACTAACATTAGGTATATCTCCTGTAACTTTCTCAGGACCAAGTTTAGTTTCTCTTACCTCTATGCTAAATTCTTTGATATGAATAGATGTATAAAGATCTTCCTTTACAATTCTATCAGAAATTAATATAGCATCCTCATAATTAAATCCATTCCAAGGAATAACTCCTAGCAATAAATTATTACCAAGAGCAAGTTCTCCATATCTAGTAGCAGGACCGTCAGCTATTATCTCGCCCCTTTCAACTTTTTGACCCTCTTTAACTAAAACGGATTGATTAAAACAAGTGTCTTGATTTGTCCTTTCATACTTAACAATATGATATTCATCTAAATCTTTAGCATTCTCTGCCTCAAAAGGTTTAACAACTATCTTACTACTTGTTGCAAGAATAACTTCCCCACTTCTTTTAGCCTTAACAACTACTCCTGAATCCTTTGCAACAACGCTTTCCATACCCGTACCAACAATAGGAGGCTTAGGGAAAAGCAAAGGTACTGCTTGTCTTTGCATATTAGAACCCATAAGAGCTCGATTTGCATCATTGTGCTCAAGAAAAGGAATTAACGCCGAAGATACTGAAATTAGCTGCCTAGGAGAAACGTCCATATAGTCTATATTTGTGGGACTTGTTGTAGTATAATCACCAGAAATTCTAACAGAAACTAAATCTTCAAGATACTTTCCATTAGAATTAAAAGCAGCATTAGCCTGAGCAATACACTTTTTCTCTTCGTCAATAGCAGATAAATATTCTAATTGGTCCGTCACCACTCCATTAACAACTTTCCTATAAGGAGTTTCTAAAAAACCATAATCATTAACTCTAGAATAAGTAGCCAAAGAAACAATAAGTCCAATATTTGGCCCTTCAGGGGTTTCAATAGGACACATTCTACCATAATGAGTATAATGCACATCTCTTACTTCAAATCCTGCCCTATCTCTTGAAAGTCCTCCTGGTCCAAGAGCATTAAGACGCCTTTTGTGAGTAAGCTCAGCCAAAGGATTGACCTGATCCATAAACTGTGAAAGCTGACTGGTTGCAAAAAATTCTTTAACAGCAGATACAATAGGCTTAACGCTTATTAATTCTTGAGGCTTTAGATTAAAAACTTCCTTGTTAGACATTCTATCTTTAGCAATTTTTTCAACTCTTGACATCGCGCCTTTATATATATTAGTAAGAAGCTCACCAACAGAACGAACCCTTCTATTTCCTAAATGGTCAATATCATCAAGAATATCATGGCCTTCATATATTCTTAAAAGATGAGATATGGTGTTAACAATATCATCCATAGTTAAAACCGATGTAGTTAAATCATCAAATCCAAATTTTTTAGAAAGTTTATACCGCCCCACACGTCCAAGATCATATCTTCTTTCAGAAAAGAATATGGTTTTTAAATCGTTTTCAGCATTATCAATTGATATTGGCTCACCGGGAAAAAGAGAACCATAAACAGCTAGCATAACTGATTCTTTTGGAAGCTCTTTAGAGCCATCCTTTAAAGCAAAGAAAGCATCCTCTTTTTCAAGACAATTTAGAATAACATTCGAACTTACAAAGCGCTTTCCAGAAATATCATTATAACCATCAAAATCAACAAGCTCTATTTCATTTACTCCATTTTGTAAAAAATCTTCAACATCTTGCAGAGTAATTTTATCTCCTGCACGATAATACATATTCTCTCTTATGTTAATACTCTTAGCTAAATATTGCCCTGGAAGATCTCTTTTTGTACCGTCTTCAACTTTAATTTTTTTAATATTGTAAAAAGTTTCTATTATTTTTTCTCTCGTATCAAACCCTAAAGCTCTTAAAAAAAGAGTTATAAGTATTCTTTTTTTTCTATCTATTTTTACATAAAGATAATCTTTTTTTGAATCAATCTCAAATTCTAACCAAGAACCACGATAAGGAATTATTCTAGCAGAATACAAATCTTTTTCTTTATAAAAAACAACTCCTGGGGATCTGTGAATCTGAGAAACAACAACCCTCTCAGCCCCATTAATAATAAAAGTGCCTCTTTCTGTCATTAAAGGAATAGTTCCCATGTATACGTCTTTTTGCCTTATTTCCCCAGTAGTCAAAAATTGCAAATTCAATCTTACTTTTAAAACAGCCTCATAACTTTGACCCTTTCTTTTACATTCTTTTTCTGTAAAATTAAGGGCATCGTTTTCTATATAGTATCTTTCATACTCAAGAGCAACATCACCATTTCCACTTTTAATGGGAAATATATTTCTAAAAACAGACTCAAGGCCCTCATTAAGTAAAGGTTTTTTACTTTTTAATTTATCAAGTTGTAAAAATTTTTCATAAGAATTTAATTGTATTTCTATCAGGTTAGGTAGGTCTAAAATCTCATCAGCTCTTCCTTGTCCCAGATGAACTCTTTTTATCATTAAAAGACTCCTTTTTTAAGACATAACAAGCCGCACATCATAACGACATGCGGAATAACAACTTTGATATATTTTTAATTTTTTATTTAACTTCAACTTTTGCGCCAACTGCCTCAAGTTTCTTTTTTAATTCTTCAGCATCTGACTTAGAAAGACCTTCTTTAATAGCTTTAGGAGCGGCTTCAACTAACGCCTTAGCTTCTCCAAGACCAAGTCCTGTAATAGCTCTAACTTCTTTTATAACATTTATCTTGCTATCACCAAAAGACATAAGAATTACATCAAATTCGGTTTGTTCTTCAGAATCAGCCGAACCTACTGAAACAGCTCCCCCTACACCAGCAGCAACAGCGGCAGTTACTCCAAACTTTTCCTCAATAGCTGTTACAAGGTCAACAACTTCCATAGTTTTTGCACCTTCAAGCCAGGTTAAAATATCTTCTTTATTTAGTGCCATATTAACTCCTTATATATTTTCATTTCACAGTGATAGCATGCACTCAAAAATTAAGACTAACACTGTCATGTTAATTTTTAACATCAGCCAAAGCTTTCAATGTTCTTGCAAGCTTAGAAACTGGCGCTTTTAACACGCTAGCAAATAAAGAAATAGACTCTTTTTTGGTAGGAAGCTTGCTGTAAGCTTGAACCTTAGCCTCATCATAAAACTCTCCTAATACAAAACCGCCCTTTACTTTTAAAGTACTACTTTTTACAAAATCATAAAAAATTTTTGCTATTACATTAGCTTCTTCTAATGCAGTAACAACAACTGTAGGGCCAACCAAACAAGAATCAACAACATTAATATTCTTTTCTTTTAAAACCATCTTCATTATATTGTTTTTAACAACTTTTAATGATCCATGTTCGCCTTCTATTTTATTGCGAAGTTCTGTTAACTGAGCTACATTTAAACCTCTATAATCTAAGAAAAAAAGATTTTGTTTGCTATCTATAAACTGTTTTAATAAATCAAACATTTCCAACTTTTTAGCATTTATCTTTGCGCTCATAATGTTACCTCCAAACAAAATTAACTTTTATAGAAGGCCCCATAGTAGATGAAATATAAATACTATCTATAAAAGCTCCCTTTAAGTCACTCGGTCTTTTTTTAACAACTTCCTTGACAAATTCCTCATAATTTTCTTTTATCTTTTCATTGTCCATAGAAGATTTACCAAAAGAAAAGCTTATTACACCATTTTTATTTGCCCTAAATTCTGTTCGACCCTTTTTAAGACTGTTGATTGCATCTTTAAGATTATTTGTGACTGTTTGAGTCTTTGGATTGGGCATTAAACCCCTTTTCCCTAAAATAGGACCAAGTCTTCCAACATCTTTCATCATATCAGGAGTTGCAACAACAACATCAAATTCATCCCAACCGCTTTTAATCTTATTTATAAGATCATCATCGCCAACATAAGTTGCACCAAAAGCTCTAGCTTCATCTGCTCGATCACCTTTTGCAAAAACAAGTATTCTTTTTGGCTTCATAAACTGATTTGGCAAAACTATAGTGTCTCTAACAGTATGATTTTTTTTTAAATTAAGGTTAATAGATATATCTATAGTTTCATCAAATTTGGCAAATTTAATTTCTTTCAACAGCAAAATTGCATCTTCAATGTTATAAAATTTATTCTTATCCACTTTAGAAAAAGCTTCAATATATTTTTTACCCTTTTTTGACATTATTTCTCCACCTCAACACCCATTGAACGTGCACTTCCTGCAATAATTTTAAACGCTGCTGATTCTGACTTTGCATTTAAATCAGACATTTTAATTCTTGCTATCTCCATCAACTTTTCTTTTGATATGGTTCCAACTTTATCTGTATTAGATTTCTTAGATCCTGATTCTATCCCAATAGCTTTTTTAATTAAAATCGAAGCTGGGGGAGTCTTTACAATAAAAGAAAAACTTTTATCACTATAAACAGTAATAATAACAGGAACCACAATGCCGGGATCCATCTTTGCGGTTCTCTCATTAAATTCCTTTACAAACTGAGGACCACTAACTCCATGAGGTCCAAGCGCTTGCCCTATTTTAGCTCCTGGAGCCGCTTGAGCAGCTGGAACCTGCAATTTAATCCAAGAAATTGCTTTTTTTTTTGCCATATAATCTCCTTATGGTAGTAACGCCTTCAAAGCTCCCATTAGTATTAAATTTTAAATCTTTTCTATATGTTGGAAATCAACTTCAACAGGCGTTGATCTTCCAAAAATTTGAACTGCAACTTTTAATTTCTTTCTTTCATAATCAATAGAACTAATAAGTCCTTCAAAGGAGTCAAAAGGTCCGCCTTTAATTCTAACTCTTTCTCCTTCTTCAAAGTCATAAAGCATAAAAATAGATTTATTTGCTTTAATCTCACCAGTAAGCATAAAAACACTTTTTACTTCTTCATCATTAATAGGAATAGGCCTTTGCCCCTTACTAACACCAACAAAATTAATAACGCCTTGAACTTTGATAATATTAGCAATAATATCTTTCCAGCCTACTTCTGGAAGATCTAGCTCAATAAGAATATAGCCTGGCCAAATTTTTCTCTCCCTTATTCTTTTCTTGCCATTTCTTATCTCTTCTACTTTTTCAATAGGAGCCTTAACATCTAATACCACACCGCCAAAAACACCTTCATTTATTAAAAGCCTTATGTCCTGCTCTATCTTTTTCTCATATTGAGAATAAGTTTGAACTACATACCAAGCTCTAGACATAATTTACCCTTCTTATAATAAAACTAAAATACATAAGTTACAACAAGAAACATAAGATAATCGACTATACCCAAGAAAATTGAAACAAATAATACCAGCCAAAAAACTTGCTTTCCATTTCCAACAACTTCATTATACTTAGGCCACGTTACCTTCTTAAGCTCTAAGATACTATCTTTGATAAACCTAAACACTTTAAAGCCTCACTTTAATTCTAACAACAGGTCAGGAGGGATTCGAACCCCCAGCATACAGTTTTGGAGACTGTCGTTCTACCGTTGGAACTACTGACCTATTATTTATTATTTTATTTTTCCTTCTTTATGAAGAGTGTGTTTTCGTAATTTTGGACAATATTTCATCAATTCTAACTTTTCTTGCTTATTGCGTCTATTCTTAGTAGTGGTATAATTTCTAATTCCTGTTTCTTCACAAATCAAAGATATAAGCTCAACAGCTCCTTTGCCCTTCTTTTTACCCATATAACAAAACTCCTAACTACCAATAAAAGCCCTCAATCGGACTTGAACCGACGACCCCCACCTTACCATGGTGGTGCTCTACCAACTGAGCTATAAGGGCACTAATTCCCTATAAAACTCTTTATTATCTTAGTTGATTGTTTAGAAAAAAACAAGTACTAAATTTAATTTTCTTACTTTATTACAACAAGTTTTCCATCTTGCAGAAGTTTAATGTTGTTACTATTTGAAAACAACTTATTAATAGAATACTCATCAAGTATAATATCTGTATTATTTTTACCATAAATACTTTTGGCAACCAATTTTAAAGGACGATGTCCAACCCTATTTTTATTATTATAAAGAACATCGTTGCTATACTCAAGCATTCCCCATTTTTTCAAAGCCTCTGAAGAAACCATTCTCTTATCAAAATATGGCCTAATGTTTTCATCATAAATTTTGATAAAAAAAGAGTCTTCTAATTTTTTAGAACCAGAAGTATTATTGTAGACTTCGCCTACATAAATCACAATTCCTGTATAATCGGTTTTATCAACATCAGAATTTACTAATGGATAAAAAGCTTTATAAGGAGTTTCATGTGAAAAAAATAAATTTATAAAATCGGGGAAAAGACTAAGCTCATACCTAACAGTAAGACTTCTTAAATCTTCTGAATATTTTATATAAGACCTTTTCAAAATACTATTAGGACCTGAAAAATTAAGTATCAAGCTGGGATTCAGGTCAAAATAATTCTTAAAAGTATTTTCAGAATCCATAATTATCTTAAAAAGAGATTCTCTTATTAACGTGTCTTTAAAATCATTAATGGTTGCTATTAATTTAGACGCTGTATTTAAACCCACTGGTCTAAATTCATTTTCATTAATTTCCTTAACAATGTCAAAACAAATAACCTTCCTATCCCAATCGATTATTCTGTGCACACTTGTCTCAGCAGCTTCATCCTTTATTATGGAAACATTAGAATAAAGTAGAAATAAATAACTAAAAAGAAACTTAAGAAAATGCATTATCTCCTTCCTATTATTTTTTACCTAAATACACGCCTATCCAAGTCCAGCCATTATTAATTTCTGGATCTTTAGGATAAACAATTCTTTTAAAAACAAAATACCATTCATGAATATGGTCCCAGCCCCTTGACTCAAGATAAGATATATCGTCACTAGAATCTGCCTCAAGATGCTTTGCAAATTGTATTCCGTTTTTTCTTCTCCCCCCAAGCCTAATCATAGTGGTTAAAAAGCTATTAGTATTAATGGAATTACTCTTTCCACCCTTTTGATCCCAGCTTTGAATAAAAAAATTATTCTTATCTCTTATATTAAGCAATTTAGAAGTATTACCAGAAAGAACAAAATTTTTAACATCCTGGATTAAATCTCCTAAATTTCTATAAACAACAAACTCTGGATTATTAAAGTAATTAATTTTTGTAACAACATTAAAATAGTCTCTAGAATCTATTTTTAAATGTGCCCTTGGAATTGAAAGAAATTTTTTATAATAAAAATAAGATTCATCGTAATCTTGAACATCTTCCAAACTTAGCGCAAGATTATAAAAATAATTACCCTTTTCCTCATTATTTAAATTATCAATCCCCATATTTAATATAAATTTGTAATAATTGATTTTATCGATTGAATCAATATTTAAATTGACAATCTTTTTAGCAACCCTTGTTTTCATTGAATGGTTTTCATAAACATAATCATCAAAATTATCAACAACACGCTTGTAAATATTAAAAGCTACAAAATCTTCTCCCATGGAATCATAAATATTGCCCATTAAATAAAGATACAAAGGATAATATTCTCTAGATTCATCATCAATAATTCCATTATTTACAATTTCTAAAGCATCTTCATAATTTTTATTTGCAATATATATGTTAACAACTCTATCAATAATAAGAAATTTATCTAATCTATTTTTATTAGAAGATTTTAAAAGATGTGTAAGATTTTGAATCTCGCTTTGCTTTTGGTTGCAAGAAGTAAATAAAAACAAAATCAAAATAAATTTAGCAATTTTGACCAATAGATTCATAAGAGTATTTTACAATATAAACTACACATAATAAAATGCACACCTCAATTTAAAAAGTTGTCAAAATTTTTATAAATACTAACTTAACATCACCACATTTTACATTAACACCAATGTAAAAATATTAAAACAACAAAACTAAAGCCTAAATTTAAAATTTAGCATAAAACTCCAATATAAAAAAATAGTAAAAATCATTTCATAACTGACAATTATGACCACAAAAACGTTGAAAAATAATCTTATAATGACCTATAATAAATGTTAATTTAATACCTATTTAAAAAGCAATCGTCTAAAATTAAACACTTTATTAAAGGAATACAAAACTCACAAAACATGAAAAAAGAATTCATTATGCTTTTACTGTTATTGCAAACAATAATGAATTTAAACTCAATAAATACTAATACAAGTACTTCAATAGTAAAAGAATTGCAAAAAAATTTATATATTTTCAATAGCAAAGAATATCAAAAAGATAAAGACACTTTAAATGAATTTATAAATTCAATAAATATAAATGACAAAGAAATCTTACA
The window above is part of the Borreliella burgdorferi B31 genome. Proteins encoded here:
- the rpoC gene encoding DNA-directed RNA polymerase subunit beta' — translated: MKEIKDFERIKIKIASPDQIRNWSYGEVKKSETINYRTLRPEKDGLFCERIFGTTKEWECYCGKFKSVRYKGIICDRCNVEVTHFKVRRERMGHIELAAPVAHIWYYKYIPSRIGLLLDITASSLNSILYYEKYVVIEPGDTDLKKMQLLNEDEYIEARERYGMSFNASMGAEAIKTLLENLDLDELSSKLRIQMIDKDDKTDKKLLRRLEIIENFKISGNKPEWMIMEVLPVIPPEIRPMVQLDGGRFATSDLNDLYRRVINRNNRLRKLLLLNAPEIIVRNEKRMLQESVDSLFDNSHKRKVVKGSSSRPLKSLSDALKGKQGRFRQNLLGKRVDYSGRSVIVVGPELKLHQCGLPAKMALELFKPFVIRRLIESEAVFNIKRAKNLIEQEVDEVWQILDLVIKEHPILLNRAPTLHRLGIQAFEPVLVEGKAIKLHPLVCHAYNADFDGDQMAVHVPLTPAAQAESWALMLSTNNLLNPANGHPIVFPSQDIVLGLYYLTMEKKNVVGEGKKFLNFNNVILAINNRSLDYNASIYVKIHGEYKKTTAGRVIFNEALPKGIEFVNKTLSDLELQILISKVYVVHGSSIVIEMLDIIKELGFRYATKFGCTISMSDIIVPDEKRTYVERANKEIAKIQNDYAKGVITGEERYNNVVSVWLKTNEELTNKMMEILKKDRDGFNVIYMMADSGARGSRNQIRQLAGMRGLMAKTSGDIIELPIISNFKEGLSVIEFFISTNGARKGLADTALKTADAGYLTRRLVDIAQDVVVRIEDCGTINGIKVETVKNGEEILESLKEKAVGSYSIERIKNPITGEIVLDANEEISEAKIELLEKIGIEKLVIRSVLTCEAEHGVCQKCYGRDFSKNKPVNIGEAVGIIAAQSIGQPGTQLTMRTFHIGGVAQAGSEDDKISLKNAFILNGIEGFNVRVDNGILFTRKGTLKIINVFYEEKIKNIKEIKVLDSQRVIKGIPLFIDKKGSEILSSYIGYVKLRDDNFFIVSEEQEVSLKAGTKLEIEVGDYVESGKVIGTFDPFAEPIIAEVKGKIKFKDIILGTTLKEEINTETGNVEKRITDNVFESLDPRIFIIDSSGMEVASYVLPGDAYLQVEDGQSINIGDIIAKLSKGSEKTQDITGGLPRVNDLFETRIPKNLTEMAKVSGIVQFKSIQKGKRLINILDEYGVEHKHYIPAGKHLLVRDGDVVKAGDMLCDGRINPHDVLEILGGISLQEFLLAEIQDVYRKQGVSINDKHIGVIIKQMMKKVKIVAVGDTNFVYGQKVDKHTFYEQNRKVIEQGGEPAIASPILIGVTKTSLNIDSFISAASFQETTKVLTDASIAGKIDDLRGLKENVVIGHLIPTGTGMGLYKKIKVSENIDSEV
- the rpsL gene encoding 30S ribosomal protein S12; protein product: MPTINQLIRKPRKSQTEKTASPALQNCPQRRGICTRVMTVTPKKPNSALRKVARVRLSNGFEVTAYIPGIGHNLQEHSVVLIRGGRVKDLPGVRYHIVRGAKDTLGVNNRKKGRSKYGTKKPKA